Proteins encoded within one genomic window of Eurosta solidaginis isolate ZX-2024a chromosome 1, ASM4086904v1, whole genome shotgun sequence:
- the LOC137239555 gene encoding uncharacterized protein — MEYATIKNNYNNKTSINKFQRVSKKLVKLKSSIKYLLKCRKSKLIPNFIKNSTRCKQLFVFDSDIHSDIYKTLDRYTHYYHTKILSLIIKHKHNILKRQQQHKEETKKHLKEQLSNEDFTDFLKNEDNLANSLTTTLKKRQEEKYKKLRNERSNMFTDNNKNEEWFVNKTKVEFPPDIKALMTKGPKFALPVENNKFPLFQYIADGEDLIQTLENKEEQEESRTKFSLLIKNHTTTRKKSALDCAIIDTVKQTRKFLKENPNIRILTSDKGNKTVAMELDEYNQKMGDILNDLTTYRIQRQDPTSRLQNRNNCLVDKLFKLELISKTERSRLTTTTALAPRIYGLPKIHKTGTPLRPICSAVGSPSYSLCKYIVDILKNVTSKSVYSVKNTMEFKERINNTLICDDEKLVSFDVVSLFPSIPIQLALDVIRNKWSTIKEHTKIPKQIFMEIVTFCIQENKYFKFNDVVYTQLKGLPMGSPTSPVIADIIMEELLEKTITGLRRPPRLLTKYVDDLFAIVNENEVQDTLSALNSFDKHIKFTIELEENGKLAYLDSIIIRRQNQLKLKWYQKPTASGRIISFNSKHPKTMIMNTARACIHRMLQRSDEIYHKEIKTEIRSLLKDNDFPKSVINSLLRRSSTKTRQNNSERAKIFKSLTYVPELSERVARSDCYNKGKVRIAHKPINTLKNIFNRTKQRIPTPEKSNVVYKIPCNGKTDEPCNSIYVGTTKGKLKTRLSQHKSDYKQSHNTNFHKTALMSHCKSTGHSPNFDRATILEQEQHYGKRFTLEMQTEGTPDSI; from the exons ATGGAGTATGCAACAATCAAGAACAACTATAATAACAAGACATCAATCAATAAATTTCAAAGAGTTTCAAAGAAGTTGGTAAAATTAAAGTCCAGTATAAAATATCTGTTAAAGTGTAGGAAATCAAAATTAATCCCcaactttataaaaaattccaccAGATGTAAGCAATTATTTGTATTTGACTCTGACATACATTCAGATATATACAAAACCTTAGACAGATACACACATTACTACCACACTAAAATACTTAGCCTAATTATTAAACATAAACACAACATattaaaaagacaacaacaacataaagaagaaacaaaaaaacaccTGAAAGAACAACTCAGCAACGAAGACTTTAcagattttttgaaaaacgaagacAATTTAGCAAACAGCTTAACAACAACACTTAAGAAGCGGCaggaagaaaaatacaaaaaattgagAAACGAACGAAGCAATATGTTtactgacaacaacaaaaatgaagagtggtttgtaaacaaaaccaaagtCGAGTTCCCACCAGACATAAAAGCTCTGATGACTAAGGGTCCAAAGTTCGCTTTACCAGTAGAAAACAACAAATTCCCCCTCTTCCAATACATCGCGGATGGAGAAGATTTAATACAGACGCTTGAGAACAAAGAAGAGCAAGAGGAATCACGTACCAAATTTTCGTTGTTAATAAAGAACCACACAACAACAAGAAAGAAAAGCGCATTAGACTGTGCAATAATAGATACAGTGAAGCAAACACGAAAATTTCTGAAGGAAAATCCGAACATACGAATACTTACATcggacaaaggcaacaaaactgtAGCGATGGAATTAGATGAATATAACCAAAAAATGGGAGATATACTAAATGACCTTACTACGTACAGAATTCAAAGACAGGACCCGACATCCAGATTACAGAACAGAAACAATTGCTTAGTagacaaactttttaaattagaaCTAATCTCAAAAACAGAAAGAAGTAGACTCACGACAACCACGGCTCTTGCTCCGAGAATTTACGGTCtgccaaaaatacacaaaacagGAACACCACTCAGACCAATTTGCTCAGCTGTCGGATCGCCATCTTACAGCTTATGCAAATACATCGTCGACATATTGAAAAATGTAACTTCAAAGTCAGTCTATAGTGTTAAAAATACAATGGAATTTAAAGAACGGATTAATAACACGCTAATTTGTGACGACGAAAAACTTGTCTCCTTTGATGTGGTTTCACTTTTTCCCAGCATACCAATACAGCTGGCATTAGATGTAATTCGAAATAAATGGTCAACGATAAAGGAACACACCAAAATaccaaaacaaatatttatggaaattgtaacattttgtattcaggaaaataagtattttaaatttaacgatgtgGTATACACGCAGCTAAAAGGactaccaatgggatcaccaacaTCCCCAGTGATTGCAGATATCATAATGGAGGAACTCTTAGAAAAAACGATAACAGGATTACGACGTCCCCCAAGACTActgacaaaatatgttgacgacttatttgccataGTTAACGAAAATGAAGTACAAGACACACTGAGCGCACTAAATTCGTTTGACAAGCATATAAAGTTCACGATAGAGCTAGAAGAAaacggaaaattagcttatcTGGATTCAATAATCATTAGAagacaaaatcaattaaaattaaagtggtatcaaaagccaACCGCATCTGGACGAATCATCAGCTTCAATTCAAAGCACCCCaaaacgatgataatgaatacagcaagggCCTGTATACATCGAATGCTACAAAGATCTGACGAAATATACCACAAAGAGATAAAAACAGAAATAAGATCATTACTAAAAGACAATGATTTTCCGAAATCGGTTATAAATTCTCTATTAAGGCGATCTTCAACAAAAACCCGTCAAAATAACTCAGAAAGAGCGAAAATATTCAAATCATTAACATATGTACCTGAATTGTCAGAACGTGTAGCGAGATCTGACTGTTATAATAAAGGAAAAGTGAGAATAGCTCATAAACCAATTAAtactttaaagaatatatttaatagaactaaacagagaattccaacacccgaaaaaagtaacgttgtttacaaaattccatgtaacggtaaAACAGATGAGCCATGTAATAGcatatatgtgggtacaacaaaaggaaagttaaaaaccagactgTCACAACACAAGTCTGACTACAAACAGTCCCACAACACAAACTTTCATAAAACAGCCCTTATGTCCCACTGTAAAAGCACCGGGCATTCTCCTAACTTTGACAGAGCAACTATActtgaacaagaacaacactacggtaaacgttttacattggaaatgcag acggaaggcacgccggaTAGCATATAA
- the LOC137240746 gene encoding uncharacterized protein, translated as MEYATIKNNYNNKTSINKFQRVSKKLVKLKSSIKYLLKCRKSKLIPNFIKNSTRCKQLFVFDSDIHSDIYKTLDRYTHYYHTKILSLIIKHKHNILKRQQQHKEETKKHLKEQLSNEDFTDFLKNEENLANSLTTTLKKRQEEKYKKLRNERSNMFTDNNKNEEWFVNKTKVEFPPDIKALMTKGPKFALPVENNKFPLFQYIADGEDLIQTLENKEEQEESRTKFSLLIKNHTTTRKKSALDCAIIDTVKQTRKFLKENPNIRILTSDKGNKTVAMELDEYNQKMGDILNDLTTYRIQRQDPTSRLQNRNNCLVDKLFKLELISKTERSRLTTTTALAPRIYGLPKIHKTGTPLRPICSAVGSPSYSLCKYIVDILKNVTSKSVYSVKNTMEFKERINNTLICDDEKLVSFDVVSLFPSIPIQLALDVIRNKWSTIKEHTKIPKQIFMEIVTFCIQENKYFKFNDVVYTQLKGLPMGSPTSPVIADIIMEELLEKTITGLRRPPRLLTKYVDDLFAIVNENEVQDTLSALNSFDKHIKFTIELEENGKLAYLDSIIIRRQNQLKLKWYQKPTASGRIISFNSKHPKTMIMNTARACIHRMLQRSDEIYHKEIKTEIRSLLKDNDFPKSVINSLLRRSSTKTRQNNSERAKIFKSLTYVPELSERVARSDCYNKGKVIIAHKPINTLKNIFNRTKQRIPTPEKSNVVYKIPCNGKTDEPCNSIYVGTTKGKLKTRLSQHKSDYKQSHNTNFHKTALMSHCKSTGHSPNFDRATILEQEQHYGKRFTLEMLHIINVPTNIRMNYKTDIDHSAHLYRHLLESKRQQ; from the coding sequence ATGGAGTATGCAACAATCAAGAACAACTATAATAACAAGACATCAATCAATAAATTTCAAAGAGTTTCAAAGAAGTTGGTAAAATTAAAGTCCAGTATAAAATATCTGTTAAAGTGTAGGAAATCAAAATTAATCCCcaactttataaaaaattccaccAGATGTAAGCAATTATTTGTATTTGACTCTGACATACATTCAGATATATACAAAACCTTAGACAGATACACACATTACTACCACACTAAAATACTTAGCCTAATTATTAAACATAAACACAACATattaaaaagacaacaacaacataaagaagaaacaaaaaaacaccTGAAAGAACAACTCAGCAACGAAGACTTTAcagattttttgaaaaacgaagaaaATTTAGCAAACAGCTTAACAACAACACTTAAGAAGCGGCaggaagaaaaatacaaaaaattgagAAACGAACGAAGCAATATGTTtactgacaacaacaaaaatgaagagtggtttgtaaacaaaaccaaagtCGAGTTCCCACCAGACATAAAAGCTCTAATGACTAAGGGTCCAAAGTTCGCTTTACCAGTAGAAAACAACAAATTCCCCCTCTTCCAATACATCGCGGATGGAGAAGATTTAATACAGACGCTTGAGAACAAAGAAGAGCAAGAGGAATCACGTACCAAATTTTCGTTGTTAATAAAGAACCACACAACAACAAGAAAGAAAAGCGCATTAGACTGTGCAATAATAGATACAGTGAAGCAAACACGAAAATTTCTGAAGGAAAATCCGAACATACGAATACTTACATcggacaaaggcaacaaaactgtAGCGATGGAATTAGATGAATATAACCAAAAAATGGGAGATATACTAAATGACCTTACTACGTACAGAATTCAAAGACAGGACCCGACATCCAGATTACAGAACAGAAACAATTGCTTAGTagacaaactttttaaattagaaCTAATCTCAAAAACAGAAAGAAGTAGACTCACGACAACCACGGCTCTTGCTCCGAGAATTTACGGTCtgccaaaaatacacaaaacagGAACACCACTCAGACCAATTTGCTCAGCTGTCGGATCGCCATCTTACAGCTTATGCAAATACATCGTCGACATATTGAAAAATGTAACTTCAAAGTCAGTCTATAGTGTTAAAAATACAATGGAATTTAAAGAACGGATTAATAACACGCTAATTTGTGACGACGAAAAACTTGTCTCCTTTGATGTGGTTTCACTTTTTCCCAGCATACCAATACAGCTGGCATTAGATGTAATTCGAAATAAATGGTCAACGATAAAGGAACACACCAAAATaccaaaacaaatatttatggaaattgtaacattttgtattcaggaaaataagtattttaaatttaacgatgtgGTATACACGCAGCTAAAAGGactaccaatgggatcaccaacaTCCCCAGTGATTGCAGATATCATAATGGAGGAACTCTTAGAAAAAACGATAACAGGATTACGACGTCCCCCAAGACTActgacaaaatatgttgacgacttatttgccataGTTAACGAAAATGAAGTACAAGACACACTGAGCGCACTAAATTCGTTTGACAAGCATATAAAGTTCACGATAGAGCTAGAAGAAaacggaaaattagcttatcTGGATTCAATAATCATTAGAagacaaaatcaattaaaattaaagtggtatcaaaagccaACCGCATCTGGACGAATCATCAGCTTCAATTCAAAGCACCCCaaaacgatgataatgaatacagcaagggCCTGTATACATCGAATGCTACAAAGATCTGACGAAATATACCACAAAGAGATAAAAACAGAAATAAGATCATTACTAAAAGACAATGATTTTCCGAAATCGGTTATAAATTCTCTATTAAGGCGATCTTCAACAAAAACCCGTCAAAATAACTCAGAAAGAGCGAAAATATTCAAATCATTAACATATGTACCTGAATTGTCAGAACGTGTAGCGAGATCTGACTGTTATAATAAAGGAAAAGTGATAATAGCTCATAAACCAATTAAtactttaaagaatatatttaatagaactaaacagagaattccaacacccgaaaaaagtaacgttgtttacaaaattccatgtaacggtaaAACAGATGAGCCATGTAATAGcatatatgtgggtacaacaaaaggaaagttaaaaaccagactgTCACAACACAAGTCTGACTACAAACAGTCCCACAACACAAACTTTCATAAAACAGCCCTTATGTCCCACTGTAAAAGCACCGGACATTCTCCTAACTTTGACAGAGCAACTATActtgaacaagaacaacactacggtaaacgttttacattggaaatgcttcacataatcaacgtacctacaaacatacgaatgaattataaaacggacatagaccacagcgcacatttgtacaggcatttgttagagagcaagcgacaacagtag
- the LOC137240754 gene encoding uncharacterized protein, giving the protein MEYATIKNNYNNKTSINKFQRVSKKLVKLKSSIKYLLKCRKSKLIPNFIKNSTRCKQLFVFDSDIHSDIYKTLDRYTHYYHTKILSLIIKHKHNILKRQQQHKEETKKHLKEQLSNEDFTDFLKNEENLANSLTTTLKKRQEEKYKKLRNERSNMFTDNNKNEEWFVNKTKVEFPPDIKALMTKGPKFALPVENNKFPLFQYIADGEDLIQTLENKEEQEESRTKFSLLIKNHTTTRKKSALDCAIIDTVKQTRKFLKENPNIRILTSDKGNKTVAMELDEYNQKMGDILNDLTTYRIQRQDPTSRLQNRNNCLVDKLFKLELISKTERSRLTTTTALAPRIYGLPKIHKTGTPLRPICSAVGSPSYSLCKYIVDILKNVTSKSVYSVKNTMEFKERINNTLICDDEKLVSFDVVSLFPSIPIQLALDVIRNKWSTIKEHTKIPKQIFMEIVTFCIQENRYFKFNDVVYTQLKGLPMGSPTSPVIADIIMEELLEKTITGLRRPPRLLTKYVDDLFAIVNENEVQDTLSALNSFDKHIKFTIELEENGKLAYLDSIIIRRQNQLKLKWYQKPTASGRIISFNSKHPKTMIMNTARACIHRMLQTSDEIYHKEIKTEIRSLLKDNDFPKSVINSLLRRSSTKTRQNNSERAKIFKSLTYVPELSERVARSDCYNKGKVRIAHKPINTLKNIFNRTKQRIPTPEKSNVVYKIPCNGKTDEPCNSTYVGTTKGKLKTRLSQHKSDYKQSHNTNFHKTALMSHCKSTGHSPNFDRATILEQEQHYGKRFTLEMLHIINVPTNIRMNYKTDIDHSAHLYRHLLESKRQQ; this is encoded by the coding sequence ATGGAGTATGCAACAATCAAGAACAACTATAATAACAAGACATCAATCAATAAATTTCAAAGAGTTTCAAAGAAGTTGGTAAAATTAAAGTCCAGTATAAAATATCTGTTAAAGTGTAGGAAATCAAAATTAATCCCcaactttataaaaaattccaccAGATGTAAGCAATTATTTGTATTTGACTCTGACATACATTCAGATATATACAAAACCTTAGACAGATACACACATTACTACCACACTAAAATACTTAGCCTAATTATTAAACATAAACACAACATattaaaaagacaacaacaacataaagaagaaacaaaaaaacaccTGAAAGAACAACTCAGCAACGAAGACTTTAcagattttttgaaaaacgaagaaaATTTAGCAAACAGCTTAACAACAACACTTAAGAAGCGGCaggaagaaaaatacaaaaaattgagAAACGAACGAAGCAATATGTTtactgacaacaacaaaaatgaagagtggtttgtaaacaaaaccaaagtCGAGTTCCCACCAGACATAAAAGCTCTAATGACTAAGGGTCCAAAGTTCGCTTTACCAGTAGAAAACAACAAATTCCCCCTCTTCCAATACATCGCGGATGGAGAAGATTTAATACAGACGCTTGAGAACAAAGAAGAGCAAGAGGAATCACGTACCAAATTTTCGTTGTTAATAAAGAACCACACAACAACAAGAAAGAAAAGCGCATTAGACTGTGCAATAATAGATACAGTGAAGCAAACACGAAAATTTCTGAAGGAAAATCCGAACATACGAATACTTACATcggacaaaggcaacaaaactgtAGCGATGGAATTAGATGAATATAACCAAAAAATGGGAGATATACTAAATGACCTTACTACGTACAGAATTCAAAGACAGGACCCGACATCCAGATTACAGAACAGAAACAATTGCTTAGTagacaaactttttaaattagaaCTAATCTCAAAAACAGAAAGAAGTAGACTCACGACAACCACGGCTCTTGCTCCGAGAATTTACGGTCtgccaaaaatacacaaaacagGAACACCACTCAGACCAATTTGCTCAGCTGTCGGATCGCCATCTTACAGCTTATGCAAATACATCGTCGACATATTGAAAAATGTAACTTCAAAGTCAGTCTATAGTGTTAAAAATACAATGGAATTTAAAGAACGGATTAATAACACGCTAATTTGTGACGACGAAAAACTTGTCTCCTTTGATGTGGTTTCACTTTTTCCCAGCATACCAATACAGCTGGCATTAGATGTAATTCGAAATAAATGGTCAACGATAAAGGAACACACCAAAATaccaaaacaaatatttatggaaattgtaacattttgtattcaggaaaataggtattttaaatttaacgatgtgGTATACACGCAGCTAAAAGGactaccaatgggatcaccaacaTCCCCAGTGATTGCAGATATCATAATGGAGGAACTCTTAGAAAAAACGATAACAGGATTACGACGTCCCCCAAGACTActgacaaaatatgttgacgacttatttgccataGTTAACGAAAATGAAGTACAAGACACACTGAGCGCACTAAATTCGTTTGACAAGCATATAAAGTTCACGATAGAGCTAGAAGAAaacggaaaattagcttatcTGGATTCAATAATCATTAGAagacaaaatcaattaaaattaaagtggtatcaaaagccaACCGCATCTGGACGAATCATCAGCTTCAATTCAAAGCACCCCaaaacgatgataatgaatacagcaagggCCTGTATACATCGAATGCTACAAACATCTGACGAAATATACCACAAAGAGATAAAAACAGAAATAAGATCATTACTAAAAGACAATGATTTTCCGAAATCGGTTATAAATTCTCTATTAAGGCGATCTTCAACAAAAACTCGTCAAAATAACTCAGAAAGAGCGAAAATATTCAAATCATTAACATATGTACCTGAATTGTCAGAACGTGTAGCGAGATCTGACTGTTATAATAAAGGAAAAGTGAGAATAGCTCATAAACCAATTAAtactttaaagaatatatttaatagaactaaacagagaattccaacacccgaaaaaagtaacgttgtttacaaaattccatgtaacggtaaAACAGATGAGCCATGTAATAGCAcatatgtgggtacaacaaaaggaaagttaaaaaccagactgTCACAACACAAGTCTGACTACAAACAGTCCCACAACACAAACTTTCATAAAACAGCCCTTATGTCCCACTGTAAAAGCACCGGGCATTCTCCTAACTTTGACAGAGCAACTATActtgaacaagaacaacactacggtaaacgttttacattggaaatgcttcacataatcaacgtacctacaaacatacgaatgaattataaaacggacatagaccacagcgcacatttgtacaggcatttgttagagagcaagcgacaacagtag